Below is a genomic region from Raphanus sativus cultivar WK10039 chromosome 4, ASM80110v3, whole genome shotgun sequence.
AAGACTTAATATAATGTAACCGAAAATTTGGAATATAGTTAGTTGGTACGTACCAGATTGTCGCTTCCACCACCAGATGCTAACTCTCTGTTATCGTGAGACCACTTGAGTCCGCATACCTCGGATTTATGACCAGTCAGTTTGCTGACATGATCTTCTTGACAACGTATATCTCTCTGAAGAATACTCTCGTCTCTGCTACCAGATGAAAGAACCGATGAGCTCCATGCCAGTGCTCCAACTCTTAGACTATGTCCTTCCATTGTTCTTGTTCTCTTGCATCGCGCCGCATCCCATATCTATCAGAACACACAACTAATATGTGTATCATACATCATAAATTCCTCAAATCCTATCTGCCAAAGGTTTAAATACCTACAGATGCTTTTATTCGAGCATTTCTTATCAATATAGAAAAAAACATCTTTGTAATAACCCTATTGATATTGTTCCATTATGATCAAAGATTCCATATAAGGCATGAGCTATCTTTTACAATTAAGAACAAAATTTAATGCTGTAACTTACGATTCTAAGTAACAAACAAAGACAAAGAGGTAGAGAGCAATGGACAACAACATAAAGTAAAAGAGATGTAACCTGTACTTTCCCGGTACTAGTTCCAACAGCCAGATGAGTTCCACGGAAGGCCCAACCCACCGAGCAAACACTCTCATCAGCTCCGAGATCACATAGTTTAGTTACCTGTTGAAATTTCAAGGAAGCCTTCTTAGAAAAGTTTCTTAGAAATTTGAATGTGAGGAGATAAGGACACTCGCCTTGCTGCTACAAGCGTTCCACAGATACACGCAGTTCCCTAGTCCCACCGCAAGAACATTCTGTGCTGACCAATCCACAAgattcaaataaaaatcatcTTGCAATGCCGGTGCATCTAGTACCTGACATTTACCCACAAACAAAATATCCAAAATCCAATCAAGCTTGACCACATCAGTAACAATCACACTTAAGAGCTATAGAAAGAACAGTAAACAACAAACATTCTTCAATaatggtttgatttaaaatcaACCTAACCTCAAGACTCATCACATCAACTAAATCTAATAACAAAAGTCAACGAGATCGAGAATCTAAAGTCTCCAAACTCAAAACATTACGCAACAACCCGTCAAAGGAACAATCAATGCACATCtaactaaaaaaaacacaacacatGATCGCGATCCGTTGTCATTAATTCGACAATCTACATCATCCCGACAATGCACGATCGGACACagaacgcaaaaaaaaaaaaaaacaccaaccTTATGGGGCGATCGCGACACCTTCCTCAACTTCTTGATCGGACTCTGGCTAACACCAggaccatcatcatcatcagacaCAAACGGCGAAAACAAATCCGTACGCCGATTCGTCTCAGTCTTAAACCGAAAAATATTACGCGACGTAGAGAACCCAGTGATGTCCCGTTTCTCCGGCGTCTCGGGACCGAACATCGCCGCGCGTAACAGAGTCGCGTAAGATCCTGCTCCGTCTTCTCTCCCGTCTTTAGCGAGATCGAAGAGCGCGTAATTGGATCCGGATCTACTCGGTATGAATCTATCGGAGTATATGGACCGTGATGGTGATGGAGACTGGTTGGCATTGATCAGACGGTTGATTCGTGACTCTAGTGAGATGATCGGAGTGTTCATCGACGGTGTTGTTGGATTGATGTTAGTTGAAGAATTCGATGGAGGAGGAGTCACATTGCTTGCGGTAGGATCTTCCATTGAGtgtttttgagttttgacttctttcttcttcttcagatttaACTAAGCGTTGAAACATAAACCCTCTTCtgtctttttattgtattttttctttttacttttttttattttttatttttttatttccttttcccGGGAAATCTAAGGGAAACGGAAAACGACATGTGACTTGATGCGGAATTAAGAGAGGTTGATCAGGTGTTTGTTTTGGGTTGGTTACGTCATGCCTTTTACAACTTTTTCAAGTTTTCATGGGCTTTTAGCTAGGCCCATATAGATTTTGCCTAAATTGCctaaatatttattgttttttaaccctactttcacccattttctataGAGGAGTTAAATCTTAGATGGCAGATCTTTTTTTTATGAACCACTAGATGGCAGATCTTTAGATCAAAATCTCATAGATCTAAGCCAACTCTCAagctaattttaaaaaataaaaaataaaaaattagttcttaatttgattttgttgttttttccaATTAACGAATTTCTtgagaaacaaacaaactaaaaacaaaacttaaatagttaaatctcagacatatatactaaataaataattggaTAAAAACTACACTTATTAACTGTCGTGCGGAATTGATTTAAGCTgtatattaattaatacatCAAAATTGAAAAAGGTTTTAAAAAGTAAACCAACATCTTGCTAAAATGAATGAATATTACTAGCAAATTGCAGAATGGTAATAAAGAAGTGAGtagatgtttttgttttaacgTCTCACGTTCGGAGTTAGGTGATTTGTTTTCTATATAGtacataattaaattaaatgacAGTTGTAGCAATGAAGgagaaaatatttgtataatttttttataaggaatcaaacatattaaaata
It encodes:
- the LOC108849599 gene encoding protein FIZZY-RELATED 2-like; amino-acid sequence: MEDPTASNVTPPPSNSSTNINPTTPSMNTPIISLESRINRLINANQSPSPSRSIYSDRFIPSRSGSNYALFDLAKDGREDGAGSYATLLRAAMFGPETPEKRDITGFSTSRNIFRFKTETNRRTDLFSPFVSDDDDGPGVSQSPIKKLRKVSRSPHKVLDAPALQDDFYLNLVDWSAQNVLAVGLGNCVYLWNACSSKVTKLCDLGADESVCSVGWAFRGTHLAVGTSTGKVQIWDAARCKRTRTMEGHSLRVGALAWSSSVLSSGSRDESILQRDIRCQEDHVSKLTGHKSEVCGLKWSHDNRELASGGGSDNLLFVWNQHSTQPVLKCSEHTAAVKAIAWSPHVHGLLASGGGTADRCIRFWNTTKNTHLSSIDTCSQVCNLAWSKNVNELVSTHGYSQNQIIVWKYPTMSKIATLTGHTHRVLYLAVSPDGQTIVTGAGDETLRFWNVFPSPKSQNTDSDIGSTFFGRTTIR